A window of Polaribacter litorisediminis contains these coding sequences:
- a CDS encoding DUF1573 domain-containing protein yields MKAFGTLLLTFFISISFNAQEFKFEKETIDYGKIHKGAKGERIFVFTNTGDAPLIIKNIQSSCGCTVPKKPEKPVMPGEKGEIKVSYDTSRLGGFSKTVTIFSNAKNSRKVIRIKGFVNNGGSLQKEKNMLSDS; encoded by the coding sequence ATGAAAGCTTTCGGAACCTTATTGCTCACTTTTTTTATTTCCATATCATTTAATGCCCAAGAATTTAAGTTTGAAAAAGAAACCATTGATTATGGCAAAATTCATAAAGGCGCTAAAGGTGAAAGAATTTTTGTTTTTACCAATACTGGTGATGCGCCTTTAATTATAAAAAACATTCAATCTTCTTGTGGTTGTACAGTGCCTAAAAAACCAGAAAAACCAGTAATGCCAGGAGAAAAAGGCGAAATTAAAGTTTCTTATGATACCAGTAGGTTGGGAGGTTTTTCTAAAACTGTTACTATTTTTTCAAATGCAAAAAATTCTAGAAAAGTAATTAGAATTAAAGGTTTTGTGAATAACGGTGGTTCTTTACAAAAAGAAAAAAATATGCTTTCTGATAGTTAA
- a CDS encoding retropepsin-like aspartic protease — MKQLFLFSIALILLLSADINAQDGFRFLNERENHQRVNFKLINNLIVVPLKVNGKNLSFILDSGVSKTILFNISQNDSIGLNNVENVQLRGLGLGESVEALISKNNKVSIKNVLSNNEVIYVILTDYFDLSSKMGTTIHGIIGYNILKNFIVKINYNSKKIDFYNPKTYTYKKCRKCETFDIEFYRKKPYINAQIQIDTVGTKLTDVKLLIDSGGSDALWLFEDSKENIKTPIRHFPDILGEGLSGHIYGNRSRIPKVKLQSFELDKPTVSFLDSISTKNARGFKSRNGSIGGGILRRFTVWFDYPNKKIKLKKNRSLKDDFNYNMSGLEVVYAGKQLVKEKDTRPISDAFNQELDSKNSVSFITSFSYKFKPSFKINNVVKGSSADKAGLLKDDIILSINNKPTYEYKLGEIIQKFRTKDKAKIRMTIERKGIKMKFEFRLEKKI, encoded by the coding sequence TTGAAGCAACTCTTTTTATTTTCAATTGCCCTAATACTGCTACTTTCTGCGGATATAAATGCTCAAGATGGTTTTCGCTTTTTAAATGAAAGGGAAAATCATCAACGTGTTAATTTTAAATTGATAAATAATTTAATTGTTGTTCCCTTAAAAGTAAATGGTAAAAATTTGTCTTTTATTCTAGATTCAGGGGTTAGTAAAACAATACTTTTTAACATTTCTCAGAATGATAGTATTGGCTTAAACAATGTCGAAAACGTGCAATTGCGTGGGTTAGGTCTTGGTGAATCTGTAGAAGCTCTGATTTCTAAAAACAATAAAGTTTCGATTAAAAACGTGCTAAGTAACAATGAAGTTATCTATGTAATTTTAACAGATTATTTCGACTTGTCTAGTAAAATGGGAACCACCATTCATGGAATTATTGGGTATAATATTTTAAAGAATTTTATTGTAAAAATTAATTACAACTCCAAAAAAATTGATTTTTATAACCCAAAAACATACACTTACAAAAAATGTAGAAAGTGCGAAACTTTTGATATTGAATTTTATAGGAAGAAGCCTTACATCAATGCTCAAATTCAGATAGATACTGTTGGTACGAAATTAACCGATGTAAAACTTTTGATAGATTCTGGCGGAAGCGATGCTTTATGGCTTTTTGAGGATAGTAAAGAAAATATTAAAACGCCCATTCGTCATTTTCCTGATATTTTAGGAGAAGGCTTAAGTGGTCATATTTATGGAAATAGAAGTAGAATTCCGAAAGTTAAATTACAATCATTTGAGCTAGATAAACCTACAGTTTCTTTTTTAGACTCTATTTCTACAAAAAATGCAAGAGGTTTTAAAAGCCGAAATGGCAGCATTGGTGGTGGAATTTTAAGAAGATTTACGGTGTGGTTTGATTATCCTAATAAAAAAATTAAACTTAAAAAAAACAGGTCGTTAAAAGACGATTTTAATTATAACATGAGTGGTTTAGAGGTAGTTTATGCAGGTAAACAGTTGGTAAAAGAAAAAGATACAAGACCAATATCAGATGCCTTTAATCAAGAATTAGATTCAAAAAATTCGGTCAGTTTTATAACAAGTTTTTCGTATAAATTTAAACCTTCTTTTAAAATTAATAACGTCGTAAAAGGATCTTCTGCAGACAAAGCGGGCTTATTAAAAGATGATATTATTTTAAGTATCAACAACAAACCAACTTACGAGTATAAACTTGGTGAAATTATTCAAAAATTTAGAACCAAAGACAAAGCAAAAATAAGAATGACAATTGAACGAAAAGGGATAAAAATGAAATTTGAATTTAGATTAGAGAAAAAGATTTAA
- a CDS encoding pyridoxal phosphate-dependent aminotransferase: MPSISKKGTQMPESPIRKLVPYAEDAKKRGVKVYHLNIGQPDIKTPQIALDAVKNNTIETLSYARSEGSEIYREKLAKYYVKNDIHVTSNDIVVTTGGSEALLFTMGSITNPGDEIIIPEPFYANYNGFSTASGVTVIPVISSIDTNFALPKIEEFEKLITKNTKAILICNPGNPTGYLYSEEEVEKLKQLVLKHDLFLIADEVYREFTYDGLTHNSVMSLDGLEENAIVIDSVSKRYSMCGARIGCIVSKNKEFIKTAIKFAQARLSPPTYALIASEAALETPQSYFDDVKEEYVARRNTLITELEKIKGVKVANPKGAFYCVAALPVKDSDHFAQWLLERFNYNNETIMVAPASGFYSTPGEGKNQVRIAYVLNRKDLITSVKILAEALKQYNQ; encoded by the coding sequence ATGCCGTCAATATCTAAAAAAGGAACACAAATGCCAGAATCACCAATTAGAAAATTGGTACCTTATGCAGAAGATGCTAAAAAAAGAGGAGTTAAAGTATACCACCTTAATATTGGTCAGCCAGATATTAAAACACCCCAAATAGCGCTAGATGCTGTTAAAAACAATACGATTGAAACGTTATCCTATGCTAGATCAGAAGGTTCTGAAATCTATAGAGAAAAGCTTGCCAAGTACTATGTAAAAAACGACATTCATGTAACTTCGAATGATATTGTTGTTACTACTGGTGGCTCTGAAGCACTACTTTTTACCATGGGTAGTATTACAAATCCTGGTGATGAAATTATAATTCCTGAACCATTTTATGCAAATTACAATGGGTTTTCTACTGCTTCTGGCGTTACTGTGATTCCAGTAATTTCATCGATTGACACCAATTTTGCATTGCCAAAAATTGAGGAATTTGAGAAATTAATTACAAAAAACACCAAAGCTATTTTAATTTGTAATCCAGGAAATCCTACAGGTTATTTATATTCAGAAGAAGAAGTTGAAAAATTAAAACAACTTGTTTTAAAACACGACTTATTTTTAATTGCAGATGAAGTTTACAGAGAATTCACCTATGATGGCTTAACACATAACTCTGTAATGTCTCTAGACGGTTTAGAAGAAAACGCTATTGTAATAGACTCTGTTTCTAAACGTTATAGTATGTGTGGCGCCAGAATTGGTTGTATCGTTTCTAAAAACAAAGAATTTATAAAAACGGCTATTAAATTTGCACAAGCACGTTTAAGTCCGCCAACCTACGCCTTAATTGCTAGTGAAGCTGCCTTAGAAACGCCACAAAGTTATTTTGATGATGTAAAAGAGGAATATGTGGCAAGAAGAAATACGTTAATTACTGAATTAGAGAAAATTAAAGGGGTAAAAGTTGCCAATCCGAAAGGAGCTTTTTATTGTGTAGCCGCGTTACCAGTAAAAGATTCTGATCATTTTGCACAATGGTTGTTAGAACGTTTTAATTATAATAATGAAACCATAATGGTTGCGCCTGCAAGCGGATTTTACTCAACACCAGGTGAAGGAAAAAATCAGGTTAGAATTGCCTATGTTCTAAATAGAAAAGATTTAATTACATCTGTAAAAATATTGGCGGAAGCTTTAAAACAATACAATCAATAA
- the murB gene encoding UDP-N-acetylmuramate dehydrogenase produces the protein MNILKNISLKKYNTFGIAANAKRFITINSVYELQQLLKIEKNIFLISGGSNMLLTKDIEQLVTHINIKGISIDKEDHFAAYITVNAGENWHDFVLWSVSQNYGGIENLSLIPGNVGTCPIQNIGAYGVEVKDTITQVEALEIETGKLVSFSNIACKFGYRNSIFKNAVKGKYIIISVSFRLTKNEHNLNTSYGAIEDKFALKNIKNPTLKDISDAIIAIRKSKLPDPKKIGNSGSFFKNPVISKLQFLELQKAYPKMPNYTVSNDEIKIPAGWLIEQAGFKGKRYGDFGVHEKQALVLVNYGNASGKEIYQLAQNIQKSILNIFGISLEIEVNVI, from the coding sequence ATGAATATTCTCAAAAATATATCGCTTAAAAAGTATAACACGTTTGGCATTGCTGCCAATGCCAAACGTTTTATTACGATTAATTCTGTTTATGAATTGCAACAACTTTTAAAAATTGAAAAAAATATTTTTTTAATTTCCGGAGGAAGCAATATGTTATTGACCAAAGATATTGAGCAACTCGTTACCCACATCAATATCAAAGGAATTTCTATTGATAAAGAAGACCATTTCGCTGCCTATATTACTGTAAATGCGGGCGAAAATTGGCACGATTTTGTGCTTTGGAGTGTATCTCAAAATTATGGAGGTATTGAAAATTTATCTTTAATCCCTGGCAATGTGGGCACGTGCCCTATTCAAAATATTGGTGCTTATGGCGTTGAAGTTAAAGACACCATTACCCAGGTCGAAGCACTCGAAATTGAAACTGGAAAATTAGTTTCTTTTTCTAATATAGCATGTAAATTCGGTTATCGGAATTCAATTTTTAAGAATGCGGTAAAAGGAAAATATATTATTATTTCTGTTAGTTTTAGACTCACTAAAAATGAGCACAATTTAAATACTTCTTATGGTGCCATTGAAGATAAATTCGCATTAAAAAACATTAAAAACCCTACTTTAAAAGATATTTCTGATGCCATCATTGCTATTAGAAAATCGAAACTTCCAGATCCGAAAAAAATAGGAAATAGTGGTAGTTTTTTTAAAAATCCTGTAATTTCTAAATTACAATTTTTAGAACTTCAAAAAGCATATCCAAAGATGCCCAATTATACTGTTTCTAATGATGAAATTAAAATCCCTGCAGGTTGGTTAATTGAACAAGCTGGTTTTAAAGGAAAACGTTATGGCGATTTCGGTGTCCATGAAAAACAAGCGTTAGTTTTAGTTAATTATGGCAATGCCTCTGGGAAAGAAATATATCAATTAGCACAAAATATTCAAAAAAGTATTTTAAATATATTTGGAATTTCTTTAGAGATTGAAGTGAATGTTATTTAA